In a single window of the Rattus norvegicus strain BN/NHsdMcwi chromosome 6, GRCr8, whole genome shotgun sequence genome:
- the Zbtb1 gene encoding zinc finger and BTB domain-containing protein 1 isoform X3 — protein MVDSRSACLLEVTTVGLTRGRTETDRPKSSSLVLNRCKQAHRQEMAKPSHSSYVLQQLNNQREWGFLCDCCIAIDDTYFQAHKAVLAACSSYFRMFFMNHQHSTAQLNLSNMKISAECFDLILQFMYLGKILTAPSSFEQFKVAMNYLQLYNVPDCLEDIQDSDCSSSKCSSSASSKHNSKMIFGVRMYEDTVARNGSEANRWSAEPSSTVNTPHNREPEEESLPLANFPEPLFDVCKKSSVSKLSTPKERVSRRFGRSFTCDSCGFGFSCEKLLDEHVLTCTNRHSYQSTARAYHRVVDARDGKDSAIKAELGDKGSPTAFSAHTDKYREDASQAPDDSASPTGSRKSTVESGTAGEEKSRAAETKRVVIKMEPEDVPADDMKDFTIVKVTEKDCNESTDNDELEDEPEEPFYRYYVEEDVGIKKSGRKTLKPRMSVGVDERGGLENMRPPNNSSPRQEDAENASCELCGLTITEEDLSSHYLAKHIENICACGKCGQILVKGRQLQEHAQRCGEPQDLTMNGLGNTDEKMDMEENPDEQSEIRDMFVEMLDDFRDNHYQINSIQKKQLFKHSACPFRCPNCGQRFETENLVVEHMSSCLDQDMFKGAVMEENERDHRRKHFCNLCGKGFYQRCHLREHYTVHTKEKQFVCQTCGKQFLRERQLRLHNDMHKGMASLWLILAWNSLCSDHPASWSRLWRLGMCHHSHLG, from the exons ATGGTGGACAGCAGATCAGCGTGCCTTTTAGAAGTGACAACTGTTGGCTTGACGAGGGGaagaacagaaacagacaggccAAAGAGCAGCAGTCTCGTTTTGAATAGGTGCAAACAG GCTCACCGGCAGGAGATGGCCAAGCCCAGCCACAGCAGCTACGTCCTGCAGCAGCTAAACAACCAGAGAGAGTGGGGCTTTCTGTGCGACTGCTGCATCGCCATTGACGACACTTACTTCCAAGCACACAAGGCCGTGCTAGCTGCCTGTAGCTCCTACTTCAGGATGTTCTTCATGAACCATCAGCATAGCACTGCCCAGCTGAACCTCAGCAACATGAAGATCAGCGCCGAGTGCTTCGATCTCATTTTGCAGTTCATGTATTTAGGGAAGATTCTGACCGCTCCTTCCAGTTTTGAGCAGTTCAAAGTGGCTATGAACTACCTCCAGCTCTACAATGTTCCTGACTGCTTAGAAGATATACAGGACTCAGACTGTTCCAGCTCGAAGTGCTCGTCTTCCGCCTCCAGCAAACACAACAGCAAGATGATCTTTGGGGTGAGGATGTATGAAGACACAGTGGCTAGAAACGGCAGTGAAGCCAACCGGTGGAGTGCGGAGCCCAGTTCAACGGTGAATACGCCACATAACAGAGAGCCTGAGGAGGAGTCTTTACCGTTGGCCAACTTTCCTGAGCCACTGTTTGACGTGTGTAAAAAAAGTTCCGTGTCCAAGTTATCTACTCCAAAAGAACGTGTGTCGCGACGCTTTGGACGGAGTTTTACCTGTGACAGTTGTGGGTTTGGCTTTAGCTGTGAAAAGCTGCTGGACGAACACGTGCTGACCTGCACCAACAGGCACTCCTACCAGAGCACGGCGAGAGCCTACCACCGAGTGGTGGATGCTAGAGATGGGAAAGACAGTGCCATCAAAGCTGAACTCGGTGACAAGGGCTCTCCTACAGCGTtttctgcacacacagacaaatacagagaAGACGCCAGCCAGGCGCCCGATGACTCAGCCTCGCCCACTGGGAGCAGAAAAAGCACTGTGGAGTCCGGCACAGCTGGTGAAGAGAAGAGCAGAGCTGCGGAGACAAAAAGAGTTGTCATCAAGATGGAGCCAGAGGACGTCCCTGCAGACGACATGAAGGACTTCACCATCGTCAAGGTCACCGAGAAAGACTGCAACGAGTCCACCGACAACGATGAGCTAGAGGACGAGCCCGAGGAGCCGTTCTACAGATACTACGTCGAGGAAGATGTTGGCATTAAAAAAAGTGGTAGGAAAACCCTAAAACCTCGGATGTCCGTCGGCGTGGATGAAAGGGGTGGTTTGGAGAACATGAGACCCCCAAACAACAGCAGCCCCAGACAGGAGGACGCCGAGAATGCGTCTTGTGAGTTGTGTGGGCTCACGATAACGGAGGAGGACCTGTCCTCTCATTACTTAGCCAAGCACATTGAAAATATCTGCGCATGTGGTAAATGTGGGCAGATACTTGTCAAGGGCAGACAGCTTCAGGAACACGCTCAGAGGTGTGGCGAACCTCAGGACCTGACGATGAACGGGCTGGGGAACACTGACGAGAAGATGGACATGGAAGAGAACCCAGATGAGCAGTCTGAGATAAGAGACATGTTTGTTGAGATGCTGGATGATTTCAGAGACAATCATTACCAAATAAACAGTATCCAGAAAAAACAGTTATTTAAACATTCTGCCTGTCCTTTTCGATGTCCTAATTGTGGCCAGCGTTTTGAAACTGAAAATCTAGTGGTGGAGCATATGTCTAGCTGCCTAGACCAAGACATGTTTAAGGGCGCCGTCATGGAGGAGAATGAACGAGATCACAGACGGAAACATTTCTGTAACCTGTGTGGAAAAGGCTTCTATCAGCGCTGTCATTTGAGAGAGCACTATACTGTTCATACTAAAGAAAAGCAGTTTGTTTGTCAGACATGTGGGAAGCAGTTTTTAAGAGAGCGCCAGTTGCGTCTGCACAATGATATGCACAAAGGCATGGCCAG TCTCTGGCTcatactggcctggaactcactatgcagtgATCATCCCGCCTCTTGGTCCCGACTGTGGAGattaggtatgtgccaccactcccaCCTGGGCTGA
- the Zbtb1 gene encoding zinc finger and BTB domain-containing protein 1 isoform X4 has translation MVDSRSACLLEVTTVGLTRGRTETDRPKSSSLVLNRCKQAHRQEMAKPSHSSYVLQQLNNQREWGFLCDCCIAIDDTYFQAHKAVLAACSSYFRMFFMNHQHSTAQLNLSNMKISAECFDLILQFMYLGKILTAPSSFEQFKVAMNYLQLYNVPDCLEDIQDSDCSSSKCSSSASSKHNSKMIFGVRMYEDTVARNGSEANRWSAEPSSTVNTPHNREPEEESLPLANFPEPLFDVCKKSSVSKLSTPKERVSRRFGRSFTCDSCGFGFSCEKLLDEHVLTCTNRHSYQSTARAYHRVVDARDGKDSAIKAELGDKGSPTAFSAHTDKYREDASQAPDDSASPTGSRKSTVESGTAGEEKSRAAETKRVVIKMEPEDVPADDMKDFTIVKVTEKDCNESTDNDELEDEPEEPFYRYYVEEDVGIKKSGRKTLKPRMSVGVDERGGLENMRPPNNSSPRQEDAENASCELCGLTITEEDLSSHYLAKHIENICACGKCGQILVKGRQLQEHAQRCGEPQDLTMNGLGNTDEKMDMEENPDEQSEIRDMFVEMLDDFRDNHYQINSIQKKQLFKHSACPFRCPNCGQRFETENLVVEHMSSCLDQDMFKGAVMEENERDHRRKHFCNLCGKGFYQRCHLREHYTVHTKEKQFVCQTCGKQFLRERQLRLHNDMHKGMASGAVGPSKPLEK, from the exons ATGGTGGACAGCAGATCAGCGTGCCTTTTAGAAGTGACAACTGTTGGCTTGACGAGGGGaagaacagaaacagacaggccAAAGAGCAGCAGTCTCGTTTTGAATAGGTGCAAACAG GCTCACCGGCAGGAGATGGCCAAGCCCAGCCACAGCAGCTACGTCCTGCAGCAGCTAAACAACCAGAGAGAGTGGGGCTTTCTGTGCGACTGCTGCATCGCCATTGACGACACTTACTTCCAAGCACACAAGGCCGTGCTAGCTGCCTGTAGCTCCTACTTCAGGATGTTCTTCATGAACCATCAGCATAGCACTGCCCAGCTGAACCTCAGCAACATGAAGATCAGCGCCGAGTGCTTCGATCTCATTTTGCAGTTCATGTATTTAGGGAAGATTCTGACCGCTCCTTCCAGTTTTGAGCAGTTCAAAGTGGCTATGAACTACCTCCAGCTCTACAATGTTCCTGACTGCTTAGAAGATATACAGGACTCAGACTGTTCCAGCTCGAAGTGCTCGTCTTCCGCCTCCAGCAAACACAACAGCAAGATGATCTTTGGGGTGAGGATGTATGAAGACACAGTGGCTAGAAACGGCAGTGAAGCCAACCGGTGGAGTGCGGAGCCCAGTTCAACGGTGAATACGCCACATAACAGAGAGCCTGAGGAGGAGTCTTTACCGTTGGCCAACTTTCCTGAGCCACTGTTTGACGTGTGTAAAAAAAGTTCCGTGTCCAAGTTATCTACTCCAAAAGAACGTGTGTCGCGACGCTTTGGACGGAGTTTTACCTGTGACAGTTGTGGGTTTGGCTTTAGCTGTGAAAAGCTGCTGGACGAACACGTGCTGACCTGCACCAACAGGCACTCCTACCAGAGCACGGCGAGAGCCTACCACCGAGTGGTGGATGCTAGAGATGGGAAAGACAGTGCCATCAAAGCTGAACTCGGTGACAAGGGCTCTCCTACAGCGTtttctgcacacacagacaaatacagagaAGACGCCAGCCAGGCGCCCGATGACTCAGCCTCGCCCACTGGGAGCAGAAAAAGCACTGTGGAGTCCGGCACAGCTGGTGAAGAGAAGAGCAGAGCTGCGGAGACAAAAAGAGTTGTCATCAAGATGGAGCCAGAGGACGTCCCTGCAGACGACATGAAGGACTTCACCATCGTCAAGGTCACCGAGAAAGACTGCAACGAGTCCACCGACAACGATGAGCTAGAGGACGAGCCCGAGGAGCCGTTCTACAGATACTACGTCGAGGAAGATGTTGGCATTAAAAAAAGTGGTAGGAAAACCCTAAAACCTCGGATGTCCGTCGGCGTGGATGAAAGGGGTGGTTTGGAGAACATGAGACCCCCAAACAACAGCAGCCCCAGACAGGAGGACGCCGAGAATGCGTCTTGTGAGTTGTGTGGGCTCACGATAACGGAGGAGGACCTGTCCTCTCATTACTTAGCCAAGCACATTGAAAATATCTGCGCATGTGGTAAATGTGGGCAGATACTTGTCAAGGGCAGACAGCTTCAGGAACACGCTCAGAGGTGTGGCGAACCTCAGGACCTGACGATGAACGGGCTGGGGAACACTGACGAGAAGATGGACATGGAAGAGAACCCAGATGAGCAGTCTGAGATAAGAGACATGTTTGTTGAGATGCTGGATGATTTCAGAGACAATCATTACCAAATAAACAGTATCCAGAAAAAACAGTTATTTAAACATTCTGCCTGTCCTTTTCGATGTCCTAATTGTGGCCAGCGTTTTGAAACTGAAAATCTAGTGGTGGAGCATATGTCTAGCTGCCTAGACCAAGACATGTTTAAGGGCGCCGTCATGGAGGAGAATGAACGAGATCACAGACGGAAACATTTCTGTAACCTGTGTGGAAAAGGCTTCTATCAGCGCTGTCATTTGAGAGAGCACTATACTGTTCATACTAAAGAAAAGCAGTTTGTTTGTCAGACATGTGGGAAGCAGTTTTTAAGAGAGCGCCAGTTGCGTCTGCACAATGATATGCACAAAGGCATGGCCAG TGGTGCAGTAGGGCCTTCTAAGCCTCTGGAGAAGTGA
- the Zbtb1 gene encoding zinc finger and BTB domain-containing protein 1 isoform X1 yields the protein MVDSRSACLLEVTTVGLTRGRTETDRPKSSSLVLNRCKQAHRQEMAKPSHSSYVLQQLNNQREWGFLCDCCIAIDDTYFQAHKAVLAACSSYFRMFFMNHQHSTAQLNLSNMKISAECFDLILQFMYLGKILTAPSSFEQFKVAMNYLQLYNVPDCLEDIQDSDCSSSKCSSSASSKHNSKMIFGVRMYEDTVARNGSEANRWSAEPSSTVNTPHNREPEEESLPLANFPEPLFDVCKKSSVSKLSTPKERVSRRFGRSFTCDSCGFGFSCEKLLDEHVLTCTNRHSYQSTARAYHRVVDARDGKDSAIKAELGDKGSPTAFSAHTDKYREDASQAPDDSASPTGSRKSTVESGTAGEEKSRAAETKRVVIKMEPEDVPADDMKDFTIVKVTEKDCNESTDNDELEDEPEEPFYRYYVEEDVGIKKSGRKTLKPRMSVGVDERGGLENMRPPNNSSPRQEDAENASCELCGLTITEEDLSSHYLAKHIENICACGKCGQILVKGRQLQEHAQRCGEPQDLTMNGLGNTDEKMDMEENPDEQSEIRDMFVEMLDDFRDNHYQINSIQKKQLFKHSACPFRCPNCGQRFETENLVVEHMSSCLDQDMFKGAVMEENERDHRRKHFCNLCGKGFYQRCHLREHYTVHTKEKQFVCQTCGKQFLRERQLRLHNDMHKGMARYVCSICDQGNFRKHDHVRHMISHLSGGETICQVCFQIFPNNEQLEQHMDVHLYTCGICGAKFNLRKDMRSHYNAKHLKRT from the exons ATGGTGGACAGCAGATCAGCGTGCCTTTTAGAAGTGACAACTGTTGGCTTGACGAGGGGaagaacagaaacagacaggccAAAGAGCAGCAGTCTCGTTTTGAATAGGTGCAAACAG GCTCACCGGCAGGAGATGGCCAAGCCCAGCCACAGCAGCTACGTCCTGCAGCAGCTAAACAACCAGAGAGAGTGGGGCTTTCTGTGCGACTGCTGCATCGCCATTGACGACACTTACTTCCAAGCACACAAGGCCGTGCTAGCTGCCTGTAGCTCCTACTTCAGGATGTTCTTCATGAACCATCAGCATAGCACTGCCCAGCTGAACCTCAGCAACATGAAGATCAGCGCCGAGTGCTTCGATCTCATTTTGCAGTTCATGTATTTAGGGAAGATTCTGACCGCTCCTTCCAGTTTTGAGCAGTTCAAAGTGGCTATGAACTACCTCCAGCTCTACAATGTTCCTGACTGCTTAGAAGATATACAGGACTCAGACTGTTCCAGCTCGAAGTGCTCGTCTTCCGCCTCCAGCAAACACAACAGCAAGATGATCTTTGGGGTGAGGATGTATGAAGACACAGTGGCTAGAAACGGCAGTGAAGCCAACCGGTGGAGTGCGGAGCCCAGTTCAACGGTGAATACGCCACATAACAGAGAGCCTGAGGAGGAGTCTTTACCGTTGGCCAACTTTCCTGAGCCACTGTTTGACGTGTGTAAAAAAAGTTCCGTGTCCAAGTTATCTACTCCAAAAGAACGTGTGTCGCGACGCTTTGGACGGAGTTTTACCTGTGACAGTTGTGGGTTTGGCTTTAGCTGTGAAAAGCTGCTGGACGAACACGTGCTGACCTGCACCAACAGGCACTCCTACCAGAGCACGGCGAGAGCCTACCACCGAGTGGTGGATGCTAGAGATGGGAAAGACAGTGCCATCAAAGCTGAACTCGGTGACAAGGGCTCTCCTACAGCGTtttctgcacacacagacaaatacagagaAGACGCCAGCCAGGCGCCCGATGACTCAGCCTCGCCCACTGGGAGCAGAAAAAGCACTGTGGAGTCCGGCACAGCTGGTGAAGAGAAGAGCAGAGCTGCGGAGACAAAAAGAGTTGTCATCAAGATGGAGCCAGAGGACGTCCCTGCAGACGACATGAAGGACTTCACCATCGTCAAGGTCACCGAGAAAGACTGCAACGAGTCCACCGACAACGATGAGCTAGAGGACGAGCCCGAGGAGCCGTTCTACAGATACTACGTCGAGGAAGATGTTGGCATTAAAAAAAGTGGTAGGAAAACCCTAAAACCTCGGATGTCCGTCGGCGTGGATGAAAGGGGTGGTTTGGAGAACATGAGACCCCCAAACAACAGCAGCCCCAGACAGGAGGACGCCGAGAATGCGTCTTGTGAGTTGTGTGGGCTCACGATAACGGAGGAGGACCTGTCCTCTCATTACTTAGCCAAGCACATTGAAAATATCTGCGCATGTGGTAAATGTGGGCAGATACTTGTCAAGGGCAGACAGCTTCAGGAACACGCTCAGAGGTGTGGCGAACCTCAGGACCTGACGATGAACGGGCTGGGGAACACTGACGAGAAGATGGACATGGAAGAGAACCCAGATGAGCAGTCTGAGATAAGAGACATGTTTGTTGAGATGCTGGATGATTTCAGAGACAATCATTACCAAATAAACAGTATCCAGAAAAAACAGTTATTTAAACATTCTGCCTGTCCTTTTCGATGTCCTAATTGTGGCCAGCGTTTTGAAACTGAAAATCTAGTGGTGGAGCATATGTCTAGCTGCCTAGACCAAGACATGTTTAAGGGCGCCGTCATGGAGGAGAATGAACGAGATCACAGACGGAAACATTTCTGTAACCTGTGTGGAAAAGGCTTCTATCAGCGCTGTCATTTGAGAGAGCACTATACTGTTCATACTAAAGAAAAGCAGTTTGTTTGTCAGACATGTGGGAAGCAGTTTTTAAGAGAGCGCCAGTTGCGTCTGCACAATGATATGCACAAAGGCATGGCCAGGTATGTCTGTTCCATTTGTGATCAAGGAAACTTCCGAAAACATGACCATGTACGGCATATGATCTCGCATTTGTCTGGTGGTGAGACTATATGCCAGGTCTGCTTTCAGATATTCCCAAATAATGAACAACTGGAGCAACACATGGATGTCCATCTGTATACGTGTGGAATATGTGGAGCAAAGTTTAATTTGAGGAAGGATATGAGATCACATTATAATGCCAAGCATTTGAAAAGAACCTGA
- the Zbtb1 gene encoding zinc finger and BTB domain-containing protein 1 isoform X5 has protein sequence MAKPSHSSYVLQQLNNQREWGFLCDCCIAIDDTYFQAHKAVLAACSSYFRMFFMNHQHSTAQLNLSNMKISAECFDLILQFMYLGKILTAPSSFEQFKVAMNYLQLYNVPDCLEDIQDSDCSSSKCSSSASSKHNSKMIFGVRMYEDTVARNGSEANRWSAEPSSTVNTPHNREPEEESLPLANFPEPLFDVCKKSSVSKLSTPKERVSRRFGRSFTCDSCGFGFSCEKLLDEHVLTCTNRHSYQSTARAYHRVVDARDGKDSAIKAELGDKGSPTAFSAHTDKYREDASQAPDDSASPTGSRKSTVESGTAGEEKSRAAETKRVVIKMEPEDVPADDMKDFTIVKVTEKDCNESTDNDELEDEPEEPFYRYYVEEDVGIKKSGRKTLKPRMSVGVDERGGLENMRPPNNSSPRQEDAENASCELCGLTITEEDLSSHYLAKHIENICACGKCGQILVKGRQLQEHAQRCGEPQDLTMNGLGNTDEKMDMEENPDEQSEIRDMFVEMLDDFRDNHYQINSIQKKQLFKHSACPFRCPNCGQRFETENLVVEHMSSCLDQDMFKGAVMEENERDHRRKHFCNLCGKGFYQRCHLREHYTVHTKEKQFVCQTCGKQFLRERQLRLHNDMHKGMASGAVGPSKPLEK, from the exons ATGGCCAAGCCCAGCCACAGCAGCTACGTCCTGCAGCAGCTAAACAACCAGAGAGAGTGGGGCTTTCTGTGCGACTGCTGCATCGCCATTGACGACACTTACTTCCAAGCACACAAGGCCGTGCTAGCTGCCTGTAGCTCCTACTTCAGGATGTTCTTCATGAACCATCAGCATAGCACTGCCCAGCTGAACCTCAGCAACATGAAGATCAGCGCCGAGTGCTTCGATCTCATTTTGCAGTTCATGTATTTAGGGAAGATTCTGACCGCTCCTTCCAGTTTTGAGCAGTTCAAAGTGGCTATGAACTACCTCCAGCTCTACAATGTTCCTGACTGCTTAGAAGATATACAGGACTCAGACTGTTCCAGCTCGAAGTGCTCGTCTTCCGCCTCCAGCAAACACAACAGCAAGATGATCTTTGGGGTGAGGATGTATGAAGACACAGTGGCTAGAAACGGCAGTGAAGCCAACCGGTGGAGTGCGGAGCCCAGTTCAACGGTGAATACGCCACATAACAGAGAGCCTGAGGAGGAGTCTTTACCGTTGGCCAACTTTCCTGAGCCACTGTTTGACGTGTGTAAAAAAAGTTCCGTGTCCAAGTTATCTACTCCAAAAGAACGTGTGTCGCGACGCTTTGGACGGAGTTTTACCTGTGACAGTTGTGGGTTTGGCTTTAGCTGTGAAAAGCTGCTGGACGAACACGTGCTGACCTGCACCAACAGGCACTCCTACCAGAGCACGGCGAGAGCCTACCACCGAGTGGTGGATGCTAGAGATGGGAAAGACAGTGCCATCAAAGCTGAACTCGGTGACAAGGGCTCTCCTACAGCGTtttctgcacacacagacaaatacagagaAGACGCCAGCCAGGCGCCCGATGACTCAGCCTCGCCCACTGGGAGCAGAAAAAGCACTGTGGAGTCCGGCACAGCTGGTGAAGAGAAGAGCAGAGCTGCGGAGACAAAAAGAGTTGTCATCAAGATGGAGCCAGAGGACGTCCCTGCAGACGACATGAAGGACTTCACCATCGTCAAGGTCACCGAGAAAGACTGCAACGAGTCCACCGACAACGATGAGCTAGAGGACGAGCCCGAGGAGCCGTTCTACAGATACTACGTCGAGGAAGATGTTGGCATTAAAAAAAGTGGTAGGAAAACCCTAAAACCTCGGATGTCCGTCGGCGTGGATGAAAGGGGTGGTTTGGAGAACATGAGACCCCCAAACAACAGCAGCCCCAGACAGGAGGACGCCGAGAATGCGTCTTGTGAGTTGTGTGGGCTCACGATAACGGAGGAGGACCTGTCCTCTCATTACTTAGCCAAGCACATTGAAAATATCTGCGCATGTGGTAAATGTGGGCAGATACTTGTCAAGGGCAGACAGCTTCAGGAACACGCTCAGAGGTGTGGCGAACCTCAGGACCTGACGATGAACGGGCTGGGGAACACTGACGAGAAGATGGACATGGAAGAGAACCCAGATGAGCAGTCTGAGATAAGAGACATGTTTGTTGAGATGCTGGATGATTTCAGAGACAATCATTACCAAATAAACAGTATCCAGAAAAAACAGTTATTTAAACATTCTGCCTGTCCTTTTCGATGTCCTAATTGTGGCCAGCGTTTTGAAACTGAAAATCTAGTGGTGGAGCATATGTCTAGCTGCCTAGACCAAGACATGTTTAAGGGCGCCGTCATGGAGGAGAATGAACGAGATCACAGACGGAAACATTTCTGTAACCTGTGTGGAAAAGGCTTCTATCAGCGCTGTCATTTGAGAGAGCACTATACTGTTCATACTAAAGAAAAGCAGTTTGTTTGTCAGACATGTGGGAAGCAGTTTTTAAGAGAGCGCCAGTTGCGTCTGCACAATGATATGCACAAAGGCATGGCCAG TGGTGCAGTAGGGCCTTCTAAGCCTCTGGAGAAGTGA
- the Zbtb1 gene encoding zinc finger and BTB domain-containing protein 1 isoform X2, giving the protein MAKPSHSSYVLQQLNNQREWGFLCDCCIAIDDTYFQAHKAVLAACSSYFRMFFMNHQHSTAQLNLSNMKISAECFDLILQFMYLGKILTAPSSFEQFKVAMNYLQLYNVPDCLEDIQDSDCSSSKCSSSASSKHNSKMIFGVRMYEDTVARNGSEANRWSAEPSSTVNTPHNREPEEESLPLANFPEPLFDVCKKSSVSKLSTPKERVSRRFGRSFTCDSCGFGFSCEKLLDEHVLTCTNRHSYQSTARAYHRVVDARDGKDSAIKAELGDKGSPTAFSAHTDKYREDASQAPDDSASPTGSRKSTVESGTAGEEKSRAAETKRVVIKMEPEDVPADDMKDFTIVKVTEKDCNESTDNDELEDEPEEPFYRYYVEEDVGIKKSGRKTLKPRMSVGVDERGGLENMRPPNNSSPRQEDAENASCELCGLTITEEDLSSHYLAKHIENICACGKCGQILVKGRQLQEHAQRCGEPQDLTMNGLGNTDEKMDMEENPDEQSEIRDMFVEMLDDFRDNHYQINSIQKKQLFKHSACPFRCPNCGQRFETENLVVEHMSSCLDQDMFKGAVMEENERDHRRKHFCNLCGKGFYQRCHLREHYTVHTKEKQFVCQTCGKQFLRERQLRLHNDMHKGMARYVCSICDQGNFRKHDHVRHMISHLSGGETICQVCFQIFPNNEQLEQHMDVHLYTCGICGAKFNLRKDMRSHYNAKHLKRT; this is encoded by the coding sequence ATGGCCAAGCCCAGCCACAGCAGCTACGTCCTGCAGCAGCTAAACAACCAGAGAGAGTGGGGCTTTCTGTGCGACTGCTGCATCGCCATTGACGACACTTACTTCCAAGCACACAAGGCCGTGCTAGCTGCCTGTAGCTCCTACTTCAGGATGTTCTTCATGAACCATCAGCATAGCACTGCCCAGCTGAACCTCAGCAACATGAAGATCAGCGCCGAGTGCTTCGATCTCATTTTGCAGTTCATGTATTTAGGGAAGATTCTGACCGCTCCTTCCAGTTTTGAGCAGTTCAAAGTGGCTATGAACTACCTCCAGCTCTACAATGTTCCTGACTGCTTAGAAGATATACAGGACTCAGACTGTTCCAGCTCGAAGTGCTCGTCTTCCGCCTCCAGCAAACACAACAGCAAGATGATCTTTGGGGTGAGGATGTATGAAGACACAGTGGCTAGAAACGGCAGTGAAGCCAACCGGTGGAGTGCGGAGCCCAGTTCAACGGTGAATACGCCACATAACAGAGAGCCTGAGGAGGAGTCTTTACCGTTGGCCAACTTTCCTGAGCCACTGTTTGACGTGTGTAAAAAAAGTTCCGTGTCCAAGTTATCTACTCCAAAAGAACGTGTGTCGCGACGCTTTGGACGGAGTTTTACCTGTGACAGTTGTGGGTTTGGCTTTAGCTGTGAAAAGCTGCTGGACGAACACGTGCTGACCTGCACCAACAGGCACTCCTACCAGAGCACGGCGAGAGCCTACCACCGAGTGGTGGATGCTAGAGATGGGAAAGACAGTGCCATCAAAGCTGAACTCGGTGACAAGGGCTCTCCTACAGCGTtttctgcacacacagacaaatacagagaAGACGCCAGCCAGGCGCCCGATGACTCAGCCTCGCCCACTGGGAGCAGAAAAAGCACTGTGGAGTCCGGCACAGCTGGTGAAGAGAAGAGCAGAGCTGCGGAGACAAAAAGAGTTGTCATCAAGATGGAGCCAGAGGACGTCCCTGCAGACGACATGAAGGACTTCACCATCGTCAAGGTCACCGAGAAAGACTGCAACGAGTCCACCGACAACGATGAGCTAGAGGACGAGCCCGAGGAGCCGTTCTACAGATACTACGTCGAGGAAGATGTTGGCATTAAAAAAAGTGGTAGGAAAACCCTAAAACCTCGGATGTCCGTCGGCGTGGATGAAAGGGGTGGTTTGGAGAACATGAGACCCCCAAACAACAGCAGCCCCAGACAGGAGGACGCCGAGAATGCGTCTTGTGAGTTGTGTGGGCTCACGATAACGGAGGAGGACCTGTCCTCTCATTACTTAGCCAAGCACATTGAAAATATCTGCGCATGTGGTAAATGTGGGCAGATACTTGTCAAGGGCAGACAGCTTCAGGAACACGCTCAGAGGTGTGGCGAACCTCAGGACCTGACGATGAACGGGCTGGGGAACACTGACGAGAAGATGGACATGGAAGAGAACCCAGATGAGCAGTCTGAGATAAGAGACATGTTTGTTGAGATGCTGGATGATTTCAGAGACAATCATTACCAAATAAACAGTATCCAGAAAAAACAGTTATTTAAACATTCTGCCTGTCCTTTTCGATGTCCTAATTGTGGCCAGCGTTTTGAAACTGAAAATCTAGTGGTGGAGCATATGTCTAGCTGCCTAGACCAAGACATGTTTAAGGGCGCCGTCATGGAGGAGAATGAACGAGATCACAGACGGAAACATTTCTGTAACCTGTGTGGAAAAGGCTTCTATCAGCGCTGTCATTTGAGAGAGCACTATACTGTTCATACTAAAGAAAAGCAGTTTGTTTGTCAGACATGTGGGAAGCAGTTTTTAAGAGAGCGCCAGTTGCGTCTGCACAATGATATGCACAAAGGCATGGCCAGGTATGTCTGTTCCATTTGTGATCAAGGAAACTTCCGAAAACATGACCATGTACGGCATATGATCTCGCATTTGTCTGGTGGTGAGACTATATGCCAGGTCTGCTTTCAGATATTCCCAAATAATGAACAACTGGAGCAACACATGGATGTCCATCTGTATACGTGTGGAATATGTGGAGCAAAGTTTAATTTGAGGAAGGATATGAGATCACATTATAATGCCAAGCATTTGAAAAGAACCTGA